ATGATCGTACTGATGCTAGGACTAGGAACTGGGATTGTCTACGCCACCGGAGGGACGGCATATGCCTATCCCTATATGATGCTAGTTCCCGTTTTGCTCGCTGCCTGTTGGTATACCTTACCGGGCGGCTTGATCACTGCCCTTTCAGCAGGCATTGCAATGGCGGTCATGCCCCTCGATACACACTTGGGTATCGAACAAACTCCCACGAATTATCTTTTGCGAATAGCATTTTATCTGCTACTTGGCGGTATCGCGGGCTGGCTTTTTGAGTCCAGGCGCCAGGCTTTCCTGAGCCATCGGGACGTCGCACGCACCGAACAGCATTCAGGGCTAGCCAATCAGGTTGCCCTCAGTGAAGACCTCCATGACATTTTGTCCGCGATGCCTCTGCCAGTCGTATCAACCGGGCTAATCAAGGTGAAGATTACCGATATGGCTGACGTTATTGAAGCCCTAGGACTACAGGCTGCGGATGATCTGATCATTGCGGTGAGTCAACGGATTAGCCAGCAGGTCCGTGGAGGGGGGCAGGTCTACCGCATCAGTCCCGATGAAGTGGCCTTGGTCGTGCTCGATGTCAGGCCAGGTGATCTCGACACTATCAGCAAAAGGTTGCTCGAAGTCGGTGAAGAGAGTCACTTGATTGAGCGGGTGCCTGTGCGTGTCCAATTGGCAATCGGTAGTGCTATCGCGCAACGAGGCGATAAGACCCCAGCAGAGCTTCTTCGAGAGGCCCGTGTTGCGCTTTTAACGTCGGTTAGACAGCGG
This sequence is a window from Candidatus Obscuribacterales bacterium. Protein-coding genes within it:
- a CDS encoding EAL domain-containing protein; this translates as MEITRLLKVMGRPQRVGMMLASRHVTQSGMIVLMLGLGTGIVYATGGTAYAYPYMMLVPVLLAACWYTLPGGLITALSAGIAMAVMPLDTHLGIEQTPTNYLLRIAFYLLLGGIAGWLFESRRQAFLSHRDVARTEQHSGLANQVALSEDLHDILSAMPLPVVSTGLIKVKITDMADVIEALGLQAADDLIIAVSQRISQQVRGGGQVYRISPDEVALVVLDVRPGDLDTISKRLLEVGEESHLIERVPVRVQLAIGSAIAQRGDKTPAELLREARVALLTSVRQRRGHTHFSPTFDQRSLDSFKLIGRVRDALAEREFDLHYQPKIRLSDGCVCGCEGLIRWRGDNGKLIPPGQFMPKVENTSLIGPITHFVTQVAGAFSMHIGDESKIGINLSVHNLYDE